DNA sequence from the Teretinema zuelzerae genome:
CAGCCAGGAGAACACCTGATTCACGCGCGCGGGATCAGGCGCCGAGCTTCCCGGATAATCGGGGCTCGCGTCCAGATACGGCAGCATGGTTCTGCTGGTGATCGTCACCCGATCGAGATACTCGTCCTCGCCCCAGCGGATTTTCTGGGGTATCACGTGTATTTGATATTGGTCGGCAAGGTCTCCGGGAATGTCGGCTATAGAATCCGTGACCACTGCAATCCGGGAAACGGGACGATGCACGCAGTTATACTGGTGCTTCATGTCGTCGACCTTCTGCTCTTCTTTTTTGCCGTATCCGCGCAGGGTCAAAAACAGGGCGGACGGATCGTTCGTATGGATGTGAATGCGCGTCCGTTCCCGGCCGTTGCTGATGATCAGCGAATCGCCCATCTCCTTGAGCGCTTCGTGAAGATGCTCCGGGAAGGCTTCTCCTCCCGCGGGTCGGCGGATCAGCGCTTCCGTGCAATAGCGATGCGCGATATTTTCCGGGCTGACGACGTGTTCGTCGCCTGTCGATTCGAATGCCATAGGCTCGGCTTCGGGCCGGGAGGGAACCACTCCGGAAGCTATCATGAGGGCGATGCCTTCGAGAAACGATACAAAGCCCGAAGCGCCGGCGTCCACGACCCGGGCGGATCGCAGTTCTTCGAGCATGTCCCGGGTTTCCGCCAAAGCTTCCCGCGCGCGTTCCATGCTCCCGAGAAATAAATCCTTGAAATCGCCTATCGCATGGGACAAGCGGTACATTTCGCCGGTCCATACGTCGAGAAGCGTGATGAGCGTACCCTCGCGCGGATTCTCCACGGCGTTTCGCGTTCCGGCCGCGGCCTTTTTCAGGGCTTCGGCAAATTCGATCGTGGACATGGCGGCTTCGTCGGGACAGGCCTCCGCAAGTCCGTTCAAAAACTGGGCGAGTATGATGCCGGAATTTCCCCGGGCTCCGGACAGGGCGCGGTCTGCGATCTGCCCCAACGTTCCGGAAAGCGAATGAGAAGAGGGAGGCTCGCGGATGGCCGTGTAGAGAGTGGAAACCATATTGCTTCCGGTGTCTCCGTCGGGAACGGGAAATACGTTTATCGCATCCAGATGCACCCGTTCAGCGGCCAGCTTTTCATAGCCTGAAAGAAAACTGTTGTAGACCACAGTCCCGTTTATCGATCTCAGCTCTTTGATGCCCGATCCAGTCATACGCTCTCCTGGTATTTTAAAAAAGTGGGGCTTCGAGCCCCTGTATCAGTTTACTAATATTTCCCCTATGACGGAGAAACACTCCCAGCGAAATTGCTGATCCGAAGACGAAAACCGCGTAGTCGGGCGTTTCTCCGAGCATGCGCGGCAAAACAAACAGAGAAACCGGCAGCGCTACGGCCGCCGAAAGGGACGCCAGGGACATGCGCCGCGACAGGCCGAGCACGGCAGAAAAAACGAGGGCGCAGACGATCGCCGAAGGCGGCGAAAGGGCGGTAAACATTCCCGCCCCGGTCGCCACGCCCTTCCCTCCGCGGAATCTCATCCACGGAGAAAAAACGTGGCCGAGAACCGAGGCGGTTCCGGCGGCGAGCGCAACGGTTGAAGAACTCAAATTCCAAAAGCGCGGAAGCATGCCCGAGGAGGCGAGAAACACGGGAAGAAAACCCTTCATGAAGTCGACAAGGAACACCGGAAGAGCGGCCTTCCAGCCGGCGACGCGAAACACGTTGGTCGCGCCGGGATTGCCGCTCCCCAGTTCGGAAATATTCTGTCCCTTCAGCAGGCGCACCGCTATCCAGGCGGACGGAATGCTTCCGGCAAGAAACGAAGCAAGAAGCAAAACCGGAAAGGACAGAAAACTCATACATTACTCCTTGGCCGGAGGAAGCGGGAAAAACAGGGACGTTCTCCGCTTGTAGCTCAGCCAGTCGGGATCCGAGCCCCATTTCTTTTCGGCGGAATTTTCCAAAAGAGGTATGCCGCTGACGAAGAGGATGAGCACTGTGATCGCGACCGGTCCGATGAAGGCGAGAAGCTCGGCGCCGCGGAACAGGAATATTCCGGGAATCGAAAGAGCCCACCAAAACACGATCTCTCCGAAATAGTTCGGATGCCGCGAATACTTCCACAGCCCGGTGCGCATGAACGAATCTTTTCCTTCCGGGCTGAATTTGAAGCGTGACTTCTGGGCGTCAGCAACCGTTTCGAAAAGGAGGGCCGCCAGGGCGAGCGGAAAGGCTATCCAGGCTGCAGGGGGCAGTTCGGCCGCGAGGGGATCGGCAAGGATTCCGCGGATCGGAAGCATCACGAGCCACACGGTCACGGCTTGCAGCAGCCAGAAGGATCCGAAGCGTATGAAGCTGTCCCGCTTGTCGTCGAAGCGATGGTCGACCTTCATCCTGAGAATCCGCGAAAAGAGGTAGGCGCCGAGGCGAAGGCCCCAGAGAACCACCAGAACCGCGGTCAGAACTTGGGGAAGGGAGGCGTTGCCCGACGAAAAGAATACAATCGCCGTCAGCACTACGAAGGTCATGCTGTAGGTGATATCCGTGAACACATCGGTCTTGAGGGCCAGGGCCAGGATGAAAAACAATCCGTTAGCGGCCAGGCTTGTCATAAGCATTTGTAGTACTGTCATACACCCACTATAATGACCGCAAATTAACCTTGTCAAACAATTTAACGGGAACGTATTCCGATATGCACGGCGACCGGCCGCTCAATGCCGGAAAAATGAAACTGGA
Encoded proteins:
- a CDS encoding DegV family protein; protein product: MTGSGIKELRSINGTVVYNSFLSGYEKLAAERVHLDAINVFPVPDGDTGSNMVSTLYTAIREPPSSHSLSGTLGQIADRALSGARGNSGIILAQFLNGLAEACPDEAAMSTIEFAEALKKAAAGTRNAVENPREGTLITLLDVWTGEMYRLSHAIGDFKDLFLGSMERAREALAETRDMLEELRSARVVDAGASGFVSFLEGIALMIASGVVPSRPEAEPMAFESTGDEHVVSPENIAHRYCTEALIRRPAGGEAFPEHLHEALKEMGDSLIISNGRERTRIHIHTNDPSALFLTLRGYGKKEEQKVDDMKHQYNCVHRPVSRIAVVTDSIADIPGDLADQYQIHVIPQKIRWGEDEYLDRVTITSRTMLPYLDASPDYPGSSAPDPARVNQVFSWLSSHYDSVIAVPVAKAQSATWQVMSSAAREFKKRGFTIDVVDSRLNSAAQGLAVLSAARDAAEGIPHDEILKRLEKTIENAKIYVSVATFKYMVRGGRVSALKGLIAALTRLKPVVSLDAAGKGVAWGASFSADGSAAKILKEAKTSKSGIRRWAVVHAAAPERAADMAEKMSSVLGTEPEYVMEISPIVALHAGIGAVAVAWI
- the plsY gene encoding glycerol-3-phosphate 1-O-acyltransferase PlsY, producing the protein MSFLSFPVLLLASFLAGSIPSAWIAVRLLKGQNISELGSGNPGATNVFRVAGWKAALPVFLVDFMKGFLPVFLASSGMLPRFWNLSSSTVALAAGTASVLGHVFSPWMRFRGGKGVATGAGMFTALSPPSAIVCALVFSAVLGLSRRMSLASLSAAVALPVSLFVLPRMLGETPDYAVFVFGSAISLGVFLRHRGNISKLIQGLEAPLF
- a CDS encoding DUF1295 domain-containing protein, producing MTVLQMLMTSLAANGLFFILALALKTDVFTDITYSMTFVVLTAIVFFSSGNASLPQVLTAVLVVLWGLRLGAYLFSRILRMKVDHRFDDKRDSFIRFGSFWLLQAVTVWLVMLPIRGILADPLAAELPPAAWIAFPLALAALLFETVADAQKSRFKFSPEGKDSFMRTGLWKYSRHPNYFGEIVFWWALSIPGIFLFRGAELLAFIGPVAITVLILFVSGIPLLENSAEKKWGSDPDWLSYKRRTSLFFPLPPAKE